CGGGAACTGCGCGTACCGCTCGGAGAACGTGCCGAAGTGCTGCTGCACCAGCAGCGTGGTCGGCACCAGCACGGCGACCTGCTTGCCGTCCTGCACGGCCTTGAACGCGGCCCGGACCGCGATCTCCGTCTTGCCGTAGCCGACGTCGCCGCAGACCAGGCGGTCCATGGGGACGGACTTCTCCATGTCCTCCTTGACCTCGGCGATGGTGGTGAGCTGGTCGGGGGTCTCCGCGTAGGGGAAGGCGTCCTCCAGCTCCCGCTGCCAGGGGGTGTCCGCGCCGAAGGAGTGCCCGGGGGCGGCCATCCGCGCCGAATACAGCTTGATCAGGTCGGCGGCGATCTCCTTGACGGCCTTCTTCGCGCGCGCCTTGGTCTTCGTCCAGTCCGCGCCGCCGAGCCGGTGCAGCGTCGGGGCCTCGCCGCCGACGTACTTGGTGACCTGCTCCAGCTGGTCGGTCGGGATGTAGAGCCGGTCGCCGGGCTGGCCGCGCTTGGCCGGCGCGTACTCCACGAGCAGGTACTCGCGGGTGGCGCCCTGCACGGTGCGCTGCACCATCTCGATGTAGCGGCCGACGCCGTGCTGCTCGTGGACGATGTAGTCACCGGCCTGGAGCGTCAGCGGGTCGATCGTCTTGCGGCGGCGGACCGGCATCCGGCCCAGTTCCTTGCTGGCCGACTTCTGACCGGTCAGATCGGTCTCGGTCAGCACCGCGATCTTCAGCCCGGGGTCGACGAAGCCGCTGTCGAGGCTCGCGCAGGAGACATGGACGACGGACGGCGACAGCTCGGGCAGATCGGCGTCGAGGCGGGCGGGGATGCCCTCGCCGCCGAGCACCTCGACCGTACGGGCCGCGGGGCCGTGGCCCTCGGTGAGGAACACCGTGCGCCAGCCGTCGGCGACCCAGCCCTTGGTGTCGGCCAGGGCGCGGGCGGTGTCACCGCGATAGACCTCGGGCGCGTGCATGCCGAGCTTGAGGGTGTCGCCGTCCAGCTCCTCCTCGTCCGCCGCGAAGGGGCTGACCGACCACCACATCATGCCCAGCTCGCGGGCCCGGTCCCGGACGTCCGCGATGCCCCACAGGGACGCCGCGTCGACGTCGATGGGCGCCTCGCCGCCGCCCGCCGTGGCCGCCCAGGACGCCTGGAGGAACTCCTGGCTGGTGGCGACGAGGTCCGCGGCGCGCGTCCGCACCCGCTCGGGGTCGCAGACGACCGCCATGGACCCGGCGGGCAGGACGTCGAGCAGCAGCTCCATGTCGTCCACCAGGGCCGGGGCGAGGGACTCCATGCCCTCCACCGCGATGCCCTCGGCGATCTTCCCGAGCAGCTCGCCGAGCTCGGGGTGCTCCTCCGCGAGCTCCGCGGCCCGCGCCCGCACGGCGTCGGTCAGCAGCAGCTCCCGGCAGGGCGGCGCCCACAGGCCGTGCTCGGCGGCCTCCAGGGACCGCTGGTCGGCGACCTTGAAGTAACGGATCTCCTCGACGTCGTCGCCCCAGAACTCCACGCGCAGCGGGTGCTCCTCGGTGGGCGGGAACACATCCAGAATCCCGCCGCGGACGGCGAACTCACCCCGCTTCTCCACCAGTTCGACCCGGGCGTACGCGGCGGCGGCCAGCGCCTCGGTAACCTCGCCGAGATCCGCGCTCTGCCCGCTGCGCAGCGCGACGGGCTCCAGGTCGCCGAGCCCCTTGACCTGCGGCTGCAGCACGGACCGCACGGGCGCGACGACGACGCTGACGGGCCCCGCGGCCGGGTCGTCCTTGCTCGGGTGCGCGAGCCGGCGCAGCACGGCGAGCCGCCGGCCGACGGTGTCCGAGCGCGGCGACAGCCGCTCGTGCGGCAGCGTCTCCCAGGACGGGAAGTCCACGACGCCGTCGGGCGGCAGCAGCGACCGCAGCGCGCCCGCCAGGTCCTCGGCCTCCCGCCCGGTGGCGGTGACGGCCAGCACGGGCCGCCCGGCGGACCGCGCGAGCGCGGCGATGGCGAAGGGGCGCGCGGCGGGCGGGCCGACGAGATCGACATGCGGCCGCTTCCCGTCGGCCGCGGCCTTCACCGCTTCGGCGAGCGCCGGATCATTGACGACGGCGTCGAGCAGACCGTGCAGGCTCATGAGGGGCTTCCGTCCCGATGTGAACAAAGGAGTGCAGGGGGTGGGCAACGCGAACCACCCGACACGTGGGATACGGGCCGGGGTGCCCCCAGCCTACGACGGCGGGCCGACAACCGCGGTCGGACCACGAACGCACCCGGGGCGTCCCGCCCCGGGCCCGATCGACCCCGGCAGCCTCGGCTCAGAGGGGCCACAGGGTGACCTGCACGACGTACAGGCACCGCTGCCGCACGACCGTCAGGTACTGGAACATCCCGTTCGGGAGGACCTCCTCGCCCAGGCCGGGAGAGGGCCCCTGACAGGCGGCGCCGTCGAGGTAGAGCGCTGCCGCGGCCCGCACCAATTCGTCCGCGCGCTCCTCCACCAGCGCGACGAAGGCGAGGTTCGGCGTCTCACCGATGACGTGCCGGGGATCCGGGTCGTACTCCCAGTGCCAGTCACTCACCGGCGACCTGCGCCCGGGCGCCGTCCATGATCTGCCTGATGTCGTCCATCGCGGCCCGCCATGCCGGATCCTCCCGGTCGAGCGTCTGGGCCGCGTGCTCGGCTGCGCGCAGCCGCCGGGCGACGTCGGGGAAACGCTCGATCTCGATCACCGTGGCCCACTTGAGCTGGAACATGGCGATCGGCCCGAAGCTGTTGGACTGGGTGGCCATCGTGAAGACCGTGTCGCGCTCGGTCGTCATCTCCGCCAGGCGCGACGGCGCGACCTGCGCGAGAGCCGCCCGCAGCGCGGGGAACGTCTTCTCCGGTCTGGGGATCAGCGCCCCACCGTCGTGAATGGGCTGCGTGGTCATGCGTCCTCCCAAGGGTGCCCCGATCACCGTACGGCAACCGGTCGCGCCGCATGGGCCGGACGGCGGAGGGGCACCTGTGACGGGCCGACCGCACGCGGACGACCCGGCCCCGACGCGCACCCCCGTGGCGCGTCCGGGCCGGGCCGTTTGCCCTGCCGGTGGTCAGTCCGTGGCGATGGCGTTCAGGACGTTCATCCGGCCCGCGCGGAACGCCGGGACCAGGGCGGCGAACAGGCCCACCAGTGCCGAGCCGAGGAAGACCGCGGTGATCGTCGGCCAGGGGATCTCCAGGATGCCCAGGCCCTGCAGTGCCAGCAGCTTCTGGGCCGTCATGCCCCAGGCCATCCCGAGGCCCAGGCCCAGGAGGGCGCCGAAGAGGGCGATGACCACCGACTCCAGGCGGATCATGCGGCGCAGCTGGCGGCGGGAGAGGCCGATGGCGCGCATCAGGCCGATCTCGCGGGTCCGCTCGACGACCGACAGGGCGAGGGTGTTCACGACGCCCAGGACCGCGACGATGATGGCGAGGGCCAGCAGGCCGTAGATCATGTTGAGCAGCTGGTCGACCTGGCCCTTGATGAGCTCCTTGTAGTCGGCCTGGTCACGGACCTCGATCTGCGGGTAGTCCCGGGCCGCCGCCTTCAGGGCCGCGGCCGCCTCCTTCTCCTGGCCGTCCACGGCCTTGGCGAACATCATGGAGGTCGCCGGGACCTTGTCCGCCGGGAGGTAGCGCTTGGCGGTGGCGATGTTCGTGTACATCGCGCCCTTGTCGAACGTGGTGTCGTCCGACGTGATCGCGTTGACCTTCAGCTTCGCCGTCCGGCCGTCGACCATGGCGACGGTCAGCCGATCGCCCATGGTGACGCCGTGCTCCTTCGCCCAGCCCTCCGGCACCGACATGGCGTCCGTGGCGTAGGCGTCCGACAGCTTGCCGCGGACCGTTTCGATCCGCAGGTCCTGGGCGTACGTGGGCGTGGCCGCGGTCAGCTGTTCCGTGGCGGTGGTGCCGTCCGGAGTGGTGATCCTGGCGTTGACGCCGGTGTACTCGGTGAAGTGCGCGATGTGGTCCGCCGAGCGGACGGCCTTGACCATGGCGGGGCTCAGCGGCCCGGCGTCGCCGCCGATGATGAAGTCCGCGCCGACCGACTTGTCGAGCTGGTCCGTGGCCGAGGCAACCATGGACGAGCCGACCACCGAGAGGGCGGCGACGAGAGCCAGGCCGATCATCAGGGCGGAGGCCGTGCCGCCCGTACGCCGCGGGTTGCGCAGCGCGTTGCGCTCGGCGAGACGGCCGACGGGGCCGAAGAGGCGCAGCACGACCACGCTGAGGCCGCGGACGACGACGGAGGCCAGCAGCGGGCCCACGACGACGAAGCCGACGAGGGTCAGCAGCACGCCCAGGCCCAGGAACGCCGAGCCCGCCTGTGCCCGGTCCGCCGCGCCGCCCGCGACGAGGGCGGCCGCGCCCGCGCCGGTGAGCAGCAGGCCGAGGGCGGCCCGTACCTTGCCGGCCTTGCCGTCGGCGGGGGTACCCGCGTCGCGCAGGGCGGCCATGGGCGAGATCTTCCCGGCCCGGCGGGCGGGCAGGTAGGCGGCGAGGACGGTGACGACGACACCGATCGCGAGGCCCACCAGCGGCGTGGTGGCCTTGATGGTCAGCTCGGAGGTGTCGAGCTTCATGCCCAGGGAGCCCATGAGCTCCATCAGCCCGATGGCCAGGGCGACACCGCCGCCGATCCCGAGGAGCGAGCCGACGACGCCGAGGAGCAGCGCCTCGGCCAGCACCGACCGGTTGATCTGCTTGCGGCTGGAGCCGATGGCCCGCATCAGACCGATCTCCCGGGTGCGCTGGGCGACCAGCATGGAGAAGGTGTTGACGATGAGGAAGATGCCGACGAGCACGGCGATGCCGGCGAAGCCGAGCAGCGCGTACTTCATGACGTCGAGGAAGGAACCGACCTCCTTCTGGGCCTCCGCCTTCGTCTCGGCGGCGGTGTGCACCGTGTATCCGGTGCCGATGGCGGCGGTGACGCTCTTCTTCAGCTGCTCGTCGCTGACCCCGGCGGCCGCCGTCAGACCGTAACCGCTGTAAGCGGAGGTGGTGCCGAGGAGCTTGCTCTGGGCGGTCGCGGTGTCGAAGTAGAGGACCGCCGCACCCGGGTTGGTGGTCCGGTACGTGGCGAGACCGGTGATCGTGACCTTGAAGTCGCCCGGAGCGGCCATCACGCGCAGGGTGTCACCCAGCTTCAGCCCGTGCTTGTCGGCGGTGTCGGAGTCGAGGACGACCTCGGTGGCGCCGCGCGGCTCGTGCCCGCTGGTGATGTCGACGGACTTCTTCTGGCTGTCGCTCCAGTTGGTGCCCACGGTGGGGGCGCCGGAGGTGGGGCCGATGTTCTTGTTCCGCGCGTCGGCGGCGGTGATCTGCTGGTTGGTGGCGTGCGGCTCGACCTTCGCGACCCCGTCGGCCGCGGCGAGCTTCGCCTTCAGGGACGCGGGGACGGTCTGCGGCCTGCCGGTCTGCTGGGCGTCGTCGTTCTTCGGCGCGGCGACGCTGACGTCGGAGACGGTGGAGGCGAAGAGCTTGTCGAACGTGGCGCTCATGGTGTCGGTGAAGACGAGCGTGCCGCAGACGAATGCCACCGACAGCAGCACCGCGACGGCGGACAGCGCCATCCGCCCCTTGTGGGCGACGAAGTTGCGCAGGGAGGTCCTGAGGACGGTCACGACACCCGCCCGCGTGCGTCGAAGTGCTTCATCCGCTCCAGGACCAGGTCGGCCGTCGGCTGGTACATCTCGTCGACGATCCGCCCGTCCGCCAGGAACAGCGCCCGGTCCGCGTACGAGGCGGCCACCGGGTCGTGGGTGACCATGACGATGGTCTGGCCCAGCTCGTCGACCGAGCGGCGCAGGAAGCCCAGCACCTCGGCGCCGGCCCGCGAGTCCAGGTTTCCGGTGGGCTCGTCACCGAAGATGATCTCGGGTCGGGCGGCGAGGGCGCGGGCCACGGCGACGCGCTGCTGCTGGCCGCCGGAGAGCTGGTTGGGCCGGTGCTTGAGGCGGCCCGCGAGGCCCACGGTCTCCACGACGCGGTCCAGCCACGCCCGGTCCGGCTTGCGGCCGGCGATGTCCATGGGGAGCGTGATGTTCTCCAGGGCGTTCAGCGTCGGCAGCAGGTTGAAGGCCTGGAAGATGAAGCCGATCCGGTCCCGGCGCAGCTGGGTGAGCTTCTTGTCCTTGAGCCCGGTGATCTCGGTGTCGTCGATGAATATCTGCCCGGAGGTGACGGTGTCGAGGCCGGCCAGGCAGTGCATCAGCGTCGACTTGCCGGACCCGGACGGGCCCATGATGGCCGTGAACTGCCCACGGGCGATGTCCACGTCCACGTGGTCGAGCGCGACGACCCGGGTCTCCCCCGCCCCGTACGCCTTGAGGACCTGACGGGCCCTCGCCGCGACGGCCGCATGTCCTCCACTGCCCCCGGTCGTGGGAATCGATACAGCCGTTTTCACGGTAGGTCTCCTATGTCTGTGCAACGCGTCGTGCCCGGATACGTCCCGCCGCGAGCGGGGGAAGGACACGTCGTAAAGCCTGCGGGAATCCGGACGCGGCCACGATGGTGCCCGTCCCTGTCTTGGGGGTGGTGCTAGCCCTACCGACACCCCTCCGGCCGCCCATAAAAAGGCTAGATATCGCCCTCGGCCGGAGCATCCTGCTGCGGTACGAGCCGGGGCTGAGGGGGATGTACGGAGCCACCCCTAGGGGACGCGCCCCGCCGGGCCGCCCCCGTCTCGGGGTCGCCGGGCGGACGAACAGTCGAAGACAGGGGGTAACAGGGGGGAAATGGACCCCTCGGGGGGAACGAAGAGCGAAGAATACGTGAAGCCGGTCCCGGGACAAGACAATTGGGGCCAGAGGGAATTAGTGTTCGGGTCTATGGCCGTGGGGGGCACGTGCGACCCCCCTCGCACCGGCCAGTCGGTCTCCCAAGGAAGCAGCCTCCGTGAAGATACTTCGTACTCGCGCTGCCAGCGTCTCCCGGCAGGGACTGTGCACTGCTCTGCTCGTCGCCAGCCTCACGGCGGCTGTCGGCGTCAGCCCGCCGCACAACACCGCCGGTGCCGACGATTCCTCACCCAGACCTTCCGACCCCCAGGGCAAGCCGCACGGCGTGCCCAACCTCGCCCTGCCCGACCTCGCCCCGAAGAACCCGGGCAACGCCGGCAAGCCCGGCGGCGACGCCCCCGACGGCAACACGGGCATCCCCAAGACCGCCCTGGCCGCCTATCAGAACGCCGCGCGCCTCGCCGCGACCCAGCTGCCGGGCTGCCACATCCCGTGGGAGCTCATCGCGGGCATCGGCCGTGTGGAGTCGGTGCACGCCGGCGGCTACGGGCTGCGCAGCGACGGCTCGACCGAGAAGCCGATCCGCGGCCCCCGGCTGACCGGCGGTCAGTTCGCCGAGATCCGGGACACCGACAAGGGACGCTGGGACGGCGACACCGAGTACGACCGGGCCGTCGGCCCGACCCAGTTCATCCCCTCCACCTGGGAGATGTCCGGCGCCGACGGCAACGGCGACGGCATCAAGGACCCCAACAACATCTTCGACGCCGCGCTGGGCACCGCCCACTACCTCTGCGCGAACAACCGGGACCTGAACAGCAGCGCCGACCTCGACAAGGCCGTGCTGAGCTACAACCAGTCCCGCGAGTACGTCACCGCCGTCCTGGCCTGGATGCGTACGTACCAGAGCGGCAACGTGGGCACGGTGCCCGACAACATCCCGACCACCCCGCACGACCCGTCGGGCGACACCCCGGGCAAGCGCCCCACCACCCCCTCCTCCGGCGCCACACCCGGGGGCGGCTCGACGACGACGCCGCCGAGCAACAAGCCCAGCCCGGGCAAGCAGACGCCCTCGCCCCAGAAGCCGACTCCGCAGAAGCCGACCCCGAAGCCCGACCCGCAGAAGCCGGACCCGCAGAAGCCGACCCCGAAGCCCGAGCCGAAGCCCGATCCCACCAAGCCGATCCCGTCACCCGTCAGCCGCCTGGAGCGGATGAGCGCGGCCA
The window above is part of the Streptomyces syringium genome. Proteins encoded here:
- a CDS encoding lytic transglycosylase domain-containing protein, whose translation is MKILRTRAASVSRQGLCTALLVASLTAAVGVSPPHNTAGADDSSPRPSDPQGKPHGVPNLALPDLAPKNPGNAGKPGGDAPDGNTGIPKTALAAYQNAARLAATQLPGCHIPWELIAGIGRVESVHAGGYGLRSDGSTEKPIRGPRLTGGQFAEIRDTDKGRWDGDTEYDRAVGPTQFIPSTWEMSGADGNGDGIKDPNNIFDAALGTAHYLCANNRDLNSSADLDKAVLSYNQSREYVTAVLAWMRTYQSGNVGTVPDNIPTTPHDPSGDTPGKRPTTPSSGATPGGGSTTTPPSNKPSPGKQTPSPQKPTPQKPTPKPDPQKPDPQKPTPKPEPKPDPTKPIPSPVSRLERMSAAKWETNTGEVFEERAKVRALDKAGKPVADTRVVFEIKGEGTEASFLGGSKKVTATTLKDGIATAPTILAGDSVGEFTLHVTVEGKDGVTPVDFNATVKPAPAPHADKIERVGNECAVAQPNSPFDCKVVIQASKDGKAVAGIGMTATVASANGKKAVETGPYFKDENGKPVRKFNLGKTDGNGQIELPEFFADGRTGAFTLRIVTADDQVLLVHLNVEAKKPTQQPSTTPSSTPKS
- the mfd gene encoding transcription-repair coupling factor, whose translation is MSLHGLLDAVVNDPALAEAVKAAADGKRPHVDLVGPPAARPFAIAALARSAGRPVLAVTATGREAEDLAGALRSLLPPDGVVDFPSWETLPHERLSPRSDTVGRRLAVLRRLAHPSKDDPAAGPVSVVVAPVRSVLQPQVKGLGDLEPVALRSGQSADLGEVTEALAAAAYARVELVEKRGEFAVRGGILDVFPPTEEHPLRVEFWGDDVEEIRYFKVADQRSLEAAEHGLWAPPCRELLLTDAVRARAAELAEEHPELGELLGKIAEGIAVEGMESLAPALVDDMELLLDVLPAGSMAVVCDPERVRTRAADLVATSQEFLQASWAATAGGGEAPIDVDAASLWGIADVRDRARELGMMWWSVSPFAADEEELDGDTLKLGMHAPEVYRGDTARALADTKGWVADGWRTVFLTEGHGPAARTVEVLGGEGIPARLDADLPELSPSVVHVSCASLDSGFVDPGLKIAVLTETDLTGQKSASKELGRMPVRRRKTIDPLTLQAGDYIVHEQHGVGRYIEMVQRTVQGATREYLLVEYAPAKRGQPGDRLYIPTDQLEQVTKYVGGEAPTLHRLGGADWTKTKARAKKAVKEIAADLIKLYSARMAAPGHSFGADTPWQRELEDAFPYAETPDQLTTIAEVKEDMEKSVPMDRLVCGDVGYGKTEIAVRAAFKAVQDGKQVAVLVPTTLLVQQHFGTFSERYAQFPVVTKALSRFQSDTEAKAVLEGLRDGSVDIVIGTHRLFSSETKFKDLGLVIVDEEQRFGVEHKEQLKKLRANVDVLTMSATPIPRTLEMAVTGIREMSTITTPPEERHPVLTFVGPYDQKQIGAAIRRELLREGQVFYIHNRVESIDRAAARLREIVPEARIQTAHGQMGESALEQVVVDFWEKKFDVLVSTTIVESGIDISNANTLIVERGDNFGLSQLHQLRGRVGRSRERGYAYFLYPPEKPLTETAHERLATIAQHTEMGAGMYVAMKDLEIRGAGNLLGGEQSGHIAGVGFDLYIRMVGEAVADYRASVEGGVEEEPPLEVKIELPVDAHVPHDYAPGERLRLQAYRAIASANSEADIKAVREELTDRYGKLPEPVENLLLVAGLRMLARACGVADITLQGPNVRFGPVELRESQELRLKRLYPRTVMKPATNQILVPRPATRPIGGKPLVGRELLAWTGEFLTTILGS
- a CDS encoding ABC transporter permease is translated as MTVLRTSLRNFVAHKGRMALSAVAVLLSVAFVCGTLVFTDTMSATFDKLFASTVSDVSVAAPKNDDAQQTGRPQTVPASLKAKLAAADGVAKVEPHATNQQITAADARNKNIGPTSGAPTVGTNWSDSQKKSVDITSGHEPRGATEVVLDSDTADKHGLKLGDTLRVMAAPGDFKVTITGLATYRTTNPGAAVLYFDTATAQSKLLGTTSAYSGYGLTAAAGVSDEQLKKSVTAAIGTGYTVHTAAETKAEAQKEVGSFLDVMKYALLGFAGIAVLVGIFLIVNTFSMLVAQRTREIGLMRAIGSSRKQINRSVLAEALLLGVVGSLLGIGGGVALAIGLMELMGSLGMKLDTSELTIKATTPLVGLAIGVVVTVLAAYLPARRAGKISPMAALRDAGTPADGKAGKVRAALGLLLTGAGAAALVAGGAADRAQAGSAFLGLGVLLTLVGFVVVGPLLASVVVRGLSVVVLRLFGPVGRLAERNALRNPRRTGGTASALMIGLALVAALSVVGSSMVASATDQLDKSVGADFIIGGDAGPLSPAMVKAVRSADHIAHFTEYTGVNARITTPDGTTATEQLTAATPTYAQDLRIETVRGKLSDAYATDAMSVPEGWAKEHGVTMGDRLTVAMVDGRTAKLKVNAITSDDTTFDKGAMYTNIATAKRYLPADKVPATSMMFAKAVDGQEKEAAAALKAAARDYPQIEVRDQADYKELIKGQVDQLLNMIYGLLALAIIVAVLGVVNTLALSVVERTREIGLMRAIGLSRRQLRRMIRLESVVIALFGALLGLGLGMAWGMTAQKLLALQGLGILEIPWPTITAVFLGSALVGLFAALVPAFRAGRMNVLNAIATD
- a CDS encoding ABC transporter ATP-binding protein gives rise to the protein MKTAVSIPTTGGSGGHAAVAARARQVLKAYGAGETRVVALDHVDVDIARGQFTAIMGPSGSGKSTLMHCLAGLDTVTSGQIFIDDTEITGLKDKKLTQLRRDRIGFIFQAFNLLPTLNALENITLPMDIAGRKPDRAWLDRVVETVGLAGRLKHRPNQLSGGQQQRVAVARALAARPEIIFGDEPTGNLDSRAGAEVLGFLRRSVDELGQTIVMVTHDPVAASYADRALFLADGRIVDEMYQPTADLVLERMKHFDARGRVS